A genome region from Ptiloglossa arizonensis isolate GNS036 chromosome 4, iyPtiAriz1_principal, whole genome shotgun sequence includes the following:
- the LOC143145919 gene encoding G-protein coupled receptor dmsr-1 translates to MNRYNNYTDLFGDMNITNDDIDYVNNFGIDNTSVPKTTTDQASCYCNGTVRDLALEYKKYHSYVALIVCLFGTLANMLNIVVLTRKEMVATPINRILTGLAITDMLVMIEYIPFAIYVYIVLPKRQTFPYGWAAFILFHMHFAQLLHTISIAITLTLAVWRYIAIRFPQYNRAWCTAARCRMALFSSIVAPFFACAPSYLIFGIREQMLNENGTMEIAYLVDTDFSRNKDFFYQLNFWVLAVVVKLLPCLILTVISCWLIKALYRAKGRKQALKSYNQCRTTTTVGNGLVQRRPSKSEKRADRTTKMLVAVLLLFLVTEIPQGVLYLLSGVLGDCFFRKCYHNFGEVMDILALLNGAINFILYCSMSRQFRTTFGQLFKPRIMKKRQPATQQTDVQSTYV, encoded by the exons ATGAACCGCTACAACAACTACACGGACCTCTTCGGCGATATGAACATCACCAACGACGATATCGATTACGTGAACAATTTCGGCATAGACAACACCAGCGTCCCAAAGACCACCACCGATCAGGCTTCATGCTACTGCAACGGAACAGTCAGGGACTTGGCACTCGAGTACAAGAAGTACCACAGCTACGTGGCGTTGATCGTTTGTCTCTTCGGTACCCTGGCCAACATGCTCAACATCGTGGTACTGACACGTAAGGAGATGGTCGCCACGCCCATCAACCGTATACTCACAGGCCTGGCTATCACGGATATGCTCGTGATGATCGAGTACATACCGTTCGCGATTTACGTCTACATCGTGCTACCCAAGAGGCAGACCTTCCCGTACGGATGGGCGGCGTTCATACTGTTTCATATGCACTTCGCCCAGCTGCTGCACACAATCAGCATCGCCATCACCCTAACgttggccgtttggaggtacaTCGCCATCAG GTTTCCACAGTACAATCGTGCATGGTGCACGGCAGCTCGTTGCAGAATGGCTCTTTTCAGCAGCATCGTGGCACCTTTCTTTGCGTGCGCCCCTAGCTACCTGATATTTGGC ATAAGGGAGCAGATGTTGAACGAGAACGGTACCATGGAAATCGCTTATCTCGTCGACACCGATTTCTCACGGAACAAGGATTTCTTCTACCAACTGAACTTCTGGGTGCTAGCAGTGGTCGTGAAGCTGTTACCGTGCCTAATTCTCACCGTTATTAGCTGCTGGCTGATAAAAGCACTTTACAG AGCGAAAGGCAGGAAACAGGCGTTGAAGAGCTACAATCAATGCAGAACCACCACCACGGTTGGCAACGGACTGGTTCAACGTAGACCGAGCAAATCTGAGAAACGAGCAGACAGAACAACGAAGATGCTGGTGGCTGTCCTGCTCCTTTTCCTGGTCACGGAGATCCCTCAGGGTGTTCTGTATCTCCTTTCCGGGGTACTGGGTGACTGTTTCTTCCGCAAGTGTTACCACAATTTTGGCGAGGTGATGGACATCCTGGCGCTGTTGAACGGTGCCATCAACTTCATCCTCTACTGCTCAATGTCCAGGCAGTTTCGTACAACTTTCGGCCAGCTGTTTAAGCCCAGAATCATGAAGAAACGACAACCCGCCACGCAACAAACCGACGTACAGAGCACTTACGTATGA